The genome window AATGATCTTGCTCTCTACTTTTATGTTTACtgcaaaacaaatcaacaaaaaaaatgtgctatttttaaaaagatgaagacCCTGTTGACTCTTATAATAAGAGGGATATTTTTCAAGCCAAAAAACTATCccctattaaaattattatataactaAAATGATTGGGTGTTAAACTTTTGACAGTGTTTCCATTCTCCTTCAATATTTGTTTTCCGTCACTACTGAAAAACATACTATGGCCTGCCAGTTAGAAACTAGCAGTCTGGAAACTTCAAGAATAAAGTTCAgttcttcaatatttttaacttatttttttgttattttaaggaaagaaaaagaagagtaggAAAAAGTAAGAATGTTCTTAAGGCCAAGTTTCAAAATGACTGCAGTTTGTACACCCTGGGTGAGAAGAGTTGGTATGGTTTGGGCCATAACTCcgttatagaaataaaaagcatatgaaaTTACAAATAccagttataaataaaaataaaaaaaaacacaagtaaaaTCCACCATTTACCTAATGAATAccaagaaaaacaattatctATGATACTTAATATTCCTATTATTTATTTGACTCTATGATGATCAATTTTACATGACTAATGCAACACCCGATAAGGTCATACCTGAGATAACTCTTACCACTGCTAACAGTATCCATGGAAACATTACTTTGAAAGACTTATACACATTGTTATTTCATAAAAACTAGTCCTTCCTCCCCCCCTTCTCTCCCAATGTTAAACCACTATATATCAGCTTAAAATTCTTGTACTCTGGGTGTTATGAGTTGAAAAAGTGCGGAATCAAGCATAACGAACCAAAGTTCTTACACAAACTGTTTCTAGAAATGCACTGCATTGAAGTCCAACCTCCTGATGTAGCCTGGATAATAGGACAcattaatttgtcattttttttttcagtgttagcTTGCTATTCCAAAGTTTTTGTCCTCATCCACCATAAGCCGTgtaaaagacaaatacatttttgctgtaaaacaaataattttaattgtttaaatttaaacattcgaTTACACAGTCAAAATTGAAAGCAATTAAGCTGACAATTATTAAAGGCTAATTAGAAGCTAAAACCTAATtcagacagttttaaaaattacctgtCATCTTTGTAAGATTTGTATTCCTTGTAATCTTTTGgagttttttcctgctttcttgaCCCACTGGATTCCCTGGAGCCCTTGGAATCCCCCCgttctttacttctttcttttctccgaCGATCAATGTCATGCCGAAGATCAGCAGTATCACACCTTAATTTTTTATCTCCCTATAAAAGACAGATGCAAAATACAGATTTcagggaaaatacagaaaaaacatgTATTTAGCCAAATTTTATGCCAGTTTCTAAACTGACATTTtagtatcagaaaaaaaaggatgaCAAACTACTTCCATACTTAGTTTCTGTTTGAAAATGTACTTGTTTTTactaaacatttgtgtacacaaGTGCAGTGAGACTGGGAAACTTATCAAAAGCTAATTATCTTGAAAATGTCCTAAGTTTTGGTTCAAAGCAATCCATAATAAATTTTTGtacaataaaatgatataattatttttccactcAGCATTCCTCATTATCATCCTTCATCCTtccaaatagttttttaaatagtttaacaATGAGAGATTATAATCTATAGTTGTATAGCCATCTGCCTATAAAGTTAAGGGAGCCTAAAATAATGGTTTTCATTAGTTAAACCTCGTTATCATCAAGCTCTTTCCAAATAAGTTAACCAACCCAATAAAAACCGTTTAAAGTAAGAATTCTGTAATTTCCATAACATGCAAGTGGAATATCATTATGAAACCAATTGAAGTTGAACAAGGGTAGAAACAAAGCCAGAAACACATTATTCCCAATCCTGTACTCAGTATCTTGGGCCATATACTGCCCTTTCTCAATTCAGGTATTGCAACGGACATTAGTTTAACTGGGTCACAATTCACCTCCTTCTTGTTCCATTGCTTtttcaaatactatataatttaggaagatggaaagaggaatctaggaatgaagaaaaattacaCATCAGTAAGATGCTAATAATGTGGACATCCTTGCTAGTATTCAACAATAAGAAGTACTTACTCTGGGAAGTCTAGCTATAATATTCATAAGCATTCATAAACCTGAAAgtataaacatttctccaaatatcAACTACTCACCTATTTACTCCCAggataacaaagaaaaatccaatcaAAAGCAAAAACCCTATTCATCTAGGTAATACCAAGCCCACAAGTAACAAGCTAATGCAAGTGCAAGTAGTTTTAGGTTCCAaactatacacatatatttcacatTAACAGTTAATCATTCATTCAGACAAGaagatggattaaaaaacaatgtCATATCCTTTTGTCCATCCATCAGTAATCactattttttcccctccagatcAAAATCTGGTCTGCATAATGAAAGATGCAAAATACTCAATGTCAGAGCACAAGGACAGACTAAAttgttggaaaaacaaaaccaacactgAATCTAAGGTATTGAAAGTAAAGGCCAAAATTAGCATTCACTTCTCAGAATCTACTTTTCCAAGATCAATATGCCCCATGTaaagaaatcattttctaaactttaaatTCCATTATCTAATAAGTTAATAGGATGCCCTATTAAAAAATTTGTATACAACTGTTAATAAAAGCTTCTATTAATAGAAGTGCCAATGATTTCATAATAGCCCCATTGTTCAACAACTTTGCAAAAcaaatgttcttttcatttttctgatgaaaacCAACATCCAAAATgctaaatgttttccaaatatcaGAGACAGTATTTGGTGATGGTCAGAATTGGAACAAAGCAGTACTTACAAGTCACCTAACTCTTTTCTTGACCAGTTACTCCCTTTCTACCTTTCCCCACATTTCTACTAGACTTTTATGGTCTGTCATACGACTGGCCTACCTAGAAATGTCAATTTCGAATTATCAGACTGTATCAAGAGTCTCCCTAATGACTCAATTCCATCCACACAGAGCACCCTCCGGCCAGTCATTCATAGActcctaaatttaaaaacattcatccCCCAAAATCTACAATATTCTAATAGTGacatatagtttttatttcaaacattcaTTTGTAAATCAGTTCTTAGAATGCTGATTTCTTAGTCCAAATCAAAAATGTCCAATAGCATGGGGATTATTTCTTATTCTCTCTGTGAAGAACCTAAAGATATTAATTTAGGCACACATAAatcaaggaatatttattttggCTCATCCATTTCACCTCAAAACTTTATAGAAACCCTAACAATTTGTatcattgcttttataattttcttttatctacCCATTGTTTCTTTACCCTTCTTAGAACTAATTCCAtcctttcatttacatttttaaaaattactcttggTTTGGGGAGCATTACAGATCTTGCTCCCCGGTATACACTGTCAGTTCGGCTCAAATAAACACttataaaaagtcttaaaaaaaaaaaatcactcttaaaaagaaaaaaaaaaaatcactcttggTTACATACAGTGCCAGCTTAATTTCTTTTAGGAAAGAACACTATGTACGctaccataaatatatataatgtatttacaAGTTAAACATAGAAGATGTCTGTAAACATCTTGCCTAAACAAACTATGCTTGGCACAGTATCATTAACTAAGCTGAATTTCACATGAAAAAACTGTCCATTCAAAACATaccttttgattttcttctttaaaaactctTTCTTCCCCTGCTAAACGGGTATGCTTCCTCAGGGCACTTGGAGAGATGTCGATTCTCCTTCAtgtaaaataaagtctatttgtAGTCACATTAACTTAACGGTTCCCAAATATCCTCAGAATTGTCCATTTTTGTAAAGGAAATACTAAACATTTACATCTCTCCCAATCAACTAATTTAGCATAGTAAGATTATTAATCTAATTACTAATAgacaattaagaaataaaacaatttccattaaaaatgaattaaaatgcttAGACCAGATTTAATATACAAATGAAGCCTGACCTTTTAAAACAGACTTATTTTAATcgtcaaaaaaggaaaaacctgttttgattaaattgaatattattttgtcaATTATCATACATTATCATTGATGAAAACGCAAATAGGGTTGTTTATTCCTTAGAGTCTCCAATATTAAATATTCAGTCATTCTTCAGTTTTATTCTGTGCCTTTCCTTGCCATTTTACGTGTCAGTTCCAACTTCCCAGTGCTTCTTCAGCAATCACAGCCAAAACCACACCTAATGTGTATTAATAAGCTAGATCCTCCATAACCAATAATACTAATAGTCACCACCACCCTGCAAAATAAGCAGTTATCCTTATTTTGTAAATGGAAAAGTACTAATGTTCAGGATCAAATTACTTGTTCATCAAAATGTAAtgaagtgacagagccaggatgtgTACATACTTATCTGTTTCAATGTTCATGCTCTTTTCACGAAGAACAGTTCTACCTCTGaccaagcatttttattttacaaacttaCTGGAAGTAAATTAAATTCAAGTGTTACTCTGGGCATCCAACCCCCTCCCAAAAAACAAATGTGATAACTATTTAATTCCATACTGGGGAGTGTAAGAGTATTTTAAATTCTAACAATcagttttaaagaacaaaactgaaaattaagaaaaacaataaattacaaagTTTTCAAGactggaaatatatttattgaaggtATAAATCAGGAATAAAACCCAAAGTTCGTTTGTATCATGTTGACAGCATAGTTCTAATATAATCTTGTTTCAACAGTGTCTTCctatcaaaataacatttttatatgccCGTTCTATAGTACACATACCTGTGTATCTCGGGACTCTTTTGCCGGGTACTATGTTCTTCCGTGGCTTTCTGATATGAAGTGAACCTCTCGTTTAGGGTCACTGCAGCTGATTTGAAGTATTGCTCTGttgatttaggaaaaaaactgCCCAATTAGTTATCTTTACTTTAAGAGGGATTCTCATTTGTGACAGAAGGGCATGTagcaggtgaaaaaaaaataaaaatactcaagaaACCTAGCAGAAAAGAATCAAGTGTTACAAAGAGCTCTTACCCTGTCCCTTTCATAACTTTTCGTACCTCAACAAGTAACTGATACAAAGTTCCTCACAGGTCACTGTCAGTACTACATATAATCCAAGAACAATAAAGTTGAAAGTCTCTAAATCCATTTCAATAGTGCACTACTtcctcaaacaaaacaaaaacagtaatacGTGAATATCCTTGTACCTTGCCAATATGAACTAATGAAGTTACTTCAAGTAATTGtgtgcagaaaacaaaaaaatactgaagTAACTACACAGCTGGTTTAGTAAACTAACACAATTATTTCATCAAGAACTGCACTGACAAAAAAATTGGACTTAAGAAAAAAGCTGAATACTGCTATATTTCAAttggaaaatactttttcaaTCAATTATCAGTCACTATTACCCCAAAAATCTGGCATCTTGGCAAACCTGACAGCACATTTGATATTATTGCCTTGTCTTTCtttcaacaattttaaaattagtaatatcaacactgattaatttttaaatcagttcaagatatgctgtaaatgtaaaatagaaagacGTATCAAGTCATGATATATTACATTACGAATCAAGCTATCTGCTTAACAGGTCAACATACATCTGTGTCAACTTACCGCCCAATATCCAGCACATGTCTCATAACCAATCATTAAAACTTGAAACGGCCACTACAAGGGTAGTGCCTCAATCATAATTCCATGAAACCCAGGAATTTGAGCTAGCAACTCAGTTTTTATGCCATTTTTGCCAGGAAGACAGAAGATTCAACTTTGCCTGTATCTTTCAACAGCTATTTTACTTTGAAACATGGATTTTGCCATTTCAAAACATATTCCAGGACCTAgttacaatgaaaaagaaaacatcactgGGCATTTTCAGCTCTAAATTAAGTAAGAGCTGTTCAGATCGGTTGCACAATACCAATAATGAAACATAActacagttctttaaaaaaaaagaaaatgaaaaaggaaaatttttaccAAAACCTGATCTCAAAAGTCAGCAATATATTGTAAAATGTGGAGACAGgtcaaaaaaaggtgaaaaaagaaaaaaatgttaatgtttcatattttatgcaCCACAATAACATGGTCATAAACTGGTTCACTTAGTTATAGCCAAATAACAAAACTGTTTCTTTACCATGTTTAAATAATTACagtcaaaatagaaatttattactGTTCAATATCACGTGCATAAAGAATTGCTAGTGACAAGTTTCAGCTATTATAATGAGTTGTTCTCATGTCAaaagacaaacttttttttaaaaaatggcttttaaGACCAACAGCCATGGAGATTCCAGGGTAAGAACCTATTTTCATAAATAAGCTGCCttttaaacacaaaaacaaagtaacaaaaataaaactttatctaaTTGCCCAAAAAGTCATACCCTAAAACCTTTGAAAATTAGTAACTTTGAAACTAGAATTATATACTGGTGAAAACAGAACATCATTATTTTAGTTGAAATGAACACCCTTATCATCTTTAGGACCTAAAAAAATTTCACCATTATTATCCTAATTAGTCACTATTCGCGCAATCACTACTaatctacttttaaatttcttgaacttttttccagtttaaaaatcctaataattttttttctggtttatttatgtaaaaaagcTAAGTATTGTAACAAATTAAGTAACACAAAAACAAGACAGGAAATTAATATTGCTTTTCCACTGGTTTCAGgtttctttaaaagttgaaaagaaattCGTAATAGACAATATTCAATAACAATACTGCCTCACTTCCTTATAAATCTATGCCAAGAGTATATTGTCCTAAATCATACATCAAATACGGTATTAACGGCTCATTTCAAAAAGACTTTTACCATTAAATAAACCTACATCATGTTTTACCATGATATAAATTTTTAGGGTATATATTTTAACTCTaatatttcaatcattttttattaaatattttcatgtcttaATGCTAGCAAGACTGATTATCTTTCATGAaactcatttttctaaatttttaatggTGTCTATGTACACCTGCTAGCACTGGGGTACATTAAATATTAAACGtagttgtttgtttccttttatttgcaAGAGAAACTTAATTCACAACACTAAACATACCTTTAACATGATGAACCAAGGAGAcaatgtgttgaataaatgactctGAAGTGCTTTTGCTGGCCTGTGGCAACTTAATGTGGTCAAAGATGGATCGGAATTCTTGCTCCTTCTTGACAGAATGGACAAGTGTACTAGCTAGTAGCCTGTCTTTAGTCAAGGAAGCAGGTCTGGAACATATCggtacaaacacacatacaaacaaaatataCCATTGGTTTGAATACAAAAATGGGAAGTATGttcaaaaaataacaattaactGGATTACTAACCACCCACAGATTATTTACTGGGCATCATTGTGAAATTACCTGTTAGAATCATCAAGAGGAACAGGTGCCATTTTGAGTTTGACTTCAGGACGATGAGAATCACTGGCTATCATTTTGATCCTAAGTGGGCTCTCCTCTCTGAAGGTAGTCTTTTCTCGTGCATCCAGATTCTTGTGTAGAGGGGGACTGTAATCAAAGAGGTCTTTGAGCTTTTCAGACTTTACCTGCTCAGGTGACTGAGTTTCTTTCTTTACTGTTATTCTCTCAGAATTTTTGTCGTCTTCCTTGTGCTTATCTTTTGTAGTGCTAGGCCTTTCCACTACATAGCCAGTCTCtttcagtttataatttttttcttctctaaatccATCACTTTCTCTATTGCCTTTCAGTGAAACTTTGGACTTGTACTTGGGTCCTTCCTCCTCAGTATTCCGGTGAGATGTAGTAGCAAAACTTTTACCCTGATCTGCAAGGACCGACTTCCTGAACTGTCTATAATCCTCTGTCTCCTCTGTGTCATCCCCTTCTGAAtcattaaacttttgttttccagaCTCTTTATCACTAAAGTAATCTAGAGCTTCCTGATCATCCCATTCTCCCTCTGCCCTGCCTTTCTCGGATCCTTTCTCCTTTGGAGCCTCTTTATCCCTGGTATTACCCCTATCAAGCAGGAATACTCTAGACTCTTCATCTGTGAACCTGTGAATAAGCAAAGAAGAGGATGGTAACTTTGGATTGCATTCATTATGGGTAACTTGCATACTTAAATGTGTTGCCCAATACCACAGGACCagtagtaagagaaaaaaaaaaaaaaatactgaaaagtgctttttcagattctacttttaaaacatgaaaggTATCTCTACGGCACTTATGtactgagtttttaaatatatttatgtattagaCTTcctaaagtttaaaaagtaaagccaTTCTCAAAAACCTGTTCTATTCATAGTCCACAATTCTGCACTAACAAATCCAAATTTCCAGAGATTCTATAACACACAACACAGCTTGACTTTAATTTTTGAGGCTAAGAACCACTAGTAAACAATATActtatctattacaattccacttATGATTATATACAAACTTTCAGactatttcatttacttatcCATTAATATAAATAGGAGTTCTGAATCACAATAATCCATATATACTTTGCCATAGAAAATGATGATTTCTGGCATTAAGTAGAAACTATCAGTTcagtaagaaaattaattctAGATTGTACAGCACTGTACCATAATTAGCATGCTTGctctattttctcacttttaagtCAATCACCCTACATTAGCAACCAGTTTTCATTAAGCTTTTTTAGCAACActtgaaattagaatttaaacaaagtttaaaatgtcACTAAGAAATACCAGTATCTCTTCTATGATAAGGCAGATTTGTTAAAAATTGGCAGCTGGATTGTTTAAAATACCACACAAAAACACAGAATAGAACTGCATCATATACATAAGTCACATGATAATGGTGAAAAAGTAAGCTTTCAATGCTCTAACACAAAATTTAtctctaaaatgttatttttataacattttagtCATTAGTTATGCTTTATGCTACTAATCTTTCTGTTTACATTCTTCTGAACTGactgaaaatggataaaattaaaagGAGTATAAATCAGTTTCTATTAAAACACTTAATCTCCAAAGTTAACGATATGAGTAATAACAATGTGGAATTAACTTATAAAGAAGTCATGAGTAAAAACAGCTAAATACACACATCACAATGCAAGTTTAAGCCTTGTAAATCCAAACAGAATTCAAAGAATtaaagtattaatattatattctAAATTCTCTATTTCAGTTCTTACCTTTTAAGGAATTTTCCCGTCTTTGCAGTTTCCTGATCTCCACCATCAGGATAAAATGAGGAACGTCCCCTAGCCTCATCTCTTGGAGCATTCTGTGGTGTGATTGTCTTTGCAGGGCTTCTTCGTGAAGGGATGTGATGAATTGGACTATTCTGAGAAGGACTATACCGACTAGATCCATTTCCAACAGAACCAGACCCAGACCTTTCAGGACTATGCTGAATGGAATGTGAATGCTGAGAGGGGGTGTTTTTTGCAGAGTGGACTGTGCTGAGCATAGGGGCATCAGAGCAAGATGAACTCTGACTAGGCGGTGTAGCAATCGGTGAAGGACTATGGGGTGATCTGGGACTATTATCATAAGCTGAAAGACCAGGCCAAATATCACCCGATGTAGCTGATGATTTATTAAACTCATCAATGGATTCAGATGGGTCATGTTCAAATGTATCTTTCGGTTCctcctgtgatttatttttcaaaggactCTCTTCTTGGGGCTCCccttcagattttttggtttgtttttcctgaGACCCTCGTCTTTTAGAGACAGGAGATTTGCTATATGGGGATGAAGAACGAGAAGAGGATGATCTTGGAGACCTAGAGGATCTATATGACCGGCGAGATCTGCTTCGGGATCTTTGAGAAGAAACGGATCTTCTTTTTGGACTCCTGGAACGTGAACGACCTCGTCTAGGGCTCCTAGAGTGTCTTCTATTCCAGACAGGTCTATAGCCACCTCGATGATATCTACCTCCTCCACCTTGGTAATACCCTCTACCCCTTCCTCTGTACCCATAAGGTCGTCTCATTCCTCTATTATTTCTGTAATCTCGCCGATAATCTCTAGAATAAATACGATCTCTACTACGAGATCTTGAATACGTCCTGGAACGAGACCTagaactaaaaatgaaataaatatcaatgcaataaaaatgaactattcCGTCCTACAATTTTAAACACTTCTGGTTGAACATAACATGTAAATCAATTGTCAAAgctaaaaatgtacataaaaaaacCTCATGTGTACAAAAGTAAAAGTTTACTGTTTTCAATGAAGTCTCATTTCTAAGATAAATATTGAGAATAAATTAAAGGCCTTAGGAATGAATGAAGGCACAGAAAACGGGAAAAAAGACATATCCAACAGAACACACTAACAAACTATACTAAACTTATGCAAGCACTTAAAGTGATAGTGTAGAAGTATTTTTAACCGCACAGATGAATACtcatcagtgaaataatattggCCAAATGAATATATAATGCAGTTAGGCctagaaaaacaatacagaaaaaatcATAAACTAGCTTTAATTCTTAATGACATTACGgtcacttttattttcaacctgtagtttctattttttatgCTAAGTACGTATTACTATTCGAAGAAAGACAACaagagttaaatatttttaacaaaagaaaaacttaatgAAACCTCAATCAGAAAATAATAGGAAACtatgaaataatatacaaaagGTTGTTTACTGCCAATTAATTCTTATGTTATCCAATTCCTCTCTTAACATTATAGATAAACACAAAAAATCCACCATATAGTACACAGTACAGTAAGAATCTGAGATCTACAATCAGATTAGCTGGATTCTAATCTAAGCTCTGCATTTACTAGCTCACAACTTAGATAATTCTCACTTTCTCCAactctaaaatgaggataacaatagaTCCATCTGACAGGGttctttaagaataaaatatattaacttcAGATATAATAAGCACTCCACAATTAGCTGATAtgattatcatttaaaaaattaaaaccatgataaTTCACCTGTATCTCTTCTTTCTAGAATGTGACCTTGATCTTGATCGAGAACTAGATTGTGATCTAGACTTTGATCTTGAAGAGTGTGATCTAGAATTGGAGCGACCCATTTCTTTTCTCCTAGTCAAATGAGAGagcaaaaaagtttaaaaatcacaatacaaTTGAAAAAGTTTCACATTATGCAAATTTTCAGATACAAAttgaattttccaaaacaaaagttTCTCAAAGGACAATATTCATCCTTCTTTTCAAATGAGTACTAAGTCAGTCAATTATTCCTAactaaaactgtatttttcacCTGCATGAAAGGTACTGTATATACTGAAGACATAACAAGATTTCTATGTGCCTCAATCCAAAAAGGCAGCAGCCGCAGAAGTCAGAAAAAGCAATGATACCAGACTACAGCAGTATGTTCGATGTTATTCCATACCCAATACAAATGCCTACCTCTcctataaaaaaagataaataatatagaatattacagataaggaacctaaaacaaagaaaatataagtggCATAACACTAGAGAAAAATAGCCTACCAGACTGTCACCAGAAATGCTTTATGGCCTTGAAGTGGGACTCAACTGACCACTCCAAGAATGCAATACTACTTGGAATGGTGGGTAGTCTCCTAGTAGAATAAGGTCACTAAGTTTCTGAACAGCTGTGGCTCTGCTCTCAATAGTCATGGGTGCAGAATAAAAATGGACCAATGTgacaatgcctagtccaccctgtAGCTTTTGGGtaagatgaagaaaaaggataaaagataaagaaactggaGATTGCTATAAGAAAGAGATACTGGAGCAACAAGAGAATTGGGCACCAGTATTCTAACTTTTCTAAACACTATTTAGTATCTAATGCAATAATCAAACCTCACTGGATACAGAAATCAGTAACAGTACTAATTAACTTATAAGATCCACTCttcacaaaattatatatatccCAAGTTTATCTCctataattatttccaaatgtCACTTATGACTCAAAATTAGTAATCACCTCTATAAAACCAACTCACTAAATAGCATACTATATATTCAAACCATTTCTCCtacaaccaaatatttttttaattttatctacttTGCTCAGTATTATGAAATAGTATCTCTAAGATGAACTGAATTATAGAAGAGATGATAATATCTGCATACTTCCTCACCAAAAATTACAAATGACAGATTCAAGTTTTCAgacaaatgtttcaaaataaaacataactatCCTCAAGTAGACAAAATCAGCTTTGTCTTCTCTCACACTTAAAtctaagaaatacataaaaacagtATGTTCCTCAGAGTTGCAGTGAGGACTAAATAAGTTGACGTATGTAATACACTTAATACAAGGGTTAGCATGTAATAAGCTATCAACTTTAACTACCTTAACACCAACATAAGGGGGGAAAAGACAATTTGTGGGATGCCTCTTGCATACATAAGGGAAGGTGAATTAAACAAGCAGGATTATTTTGCCTTGCTTTATTTTAAGTAGCTTTGTGTGTTCCGAGTCTTTAAATAGATGTGTTTAATGAAGTAGAAGCAAACACAACTTAGAAGCAGGAGAGATTAAGAATCTTTTTCCTAAACCTAACTTTTAAAATCTGGCTTACTTCACACAAgccaccaaaacaaaaaaaaacaaaaaatcttcagaCCACATCACTTTTAATCATTCAGTCAGAATCATGAGTTTAACAGAAGTCACATTTTCTCAAATAAGCCaacactgaaaactagaaaactgaAAGGTATTTACCTTGGGTTTTATGCAGGATCAAGCAGTCAAGTGAAGTCTTTGAGATACTGTAAAATTCTTCCTGGAGACAATGTTCTGAGAAACTAAACTCTAAATTCAAATtcctggcaaaaataaaaaatatgagtttgATTTATGGTAAATTAAATATCTATTGTTTACAATGCTTTATACTCAGCATTGCAATAAACTCTTAATAAAGGCACTAATGATTTCAGGGAAGGGGAAACTGATTTAGGAAATAAACTTTTAACCATAAAAGCTCAAAGAACTTAACTGTTGATTTTAATCAGAATAAAACAGTGCATCATGAAACTGAGGGCAGCTTTATGTTTGAATTTAAATACTTGAATTCTAATTTCAACAATGAGGACTTTTGTACAAAACATAGGCTATGCTGTCATCCTATCAGAAAATTCCAAAGTGGCTAACCTAATGCCATACTGGTATATCAAAACATGGCCTATCTGTAATTAGTATTTATAACACTATAGTTTATAACTTatctaa of Rhinolophus sinicus isolate RSC01 linkage group LG05, ASM3656204v1, whole genome shotgun sequence contains these proteins:
- the BCLAF1 gene encoding bcl-2-associated transcription factor 1 isoform X3 — translated: MGRSNSRSHSSRSKSRSQSSSRSRSRSHSRKKRYSSRSRSRTYSRSRSRDRIYSRDYRRDYRNNRGMRRPYGYRGRGRGYYQGGGGRYHRGGYRPVWNRRHSRSPRRGRSRSRSPKRRSVSSQRSRSRSRRSYRSSRSPRSSSSRSSSPYSKSPVSKRRGSQEKQTKKSEGEPQEESPLKNKSQEEPKDTFEHDPSESIDEFNKSSATSGDIWPGLSAYDNSPRSPHSPSPIATPPSQSSSCSDAPMLSTVHSAKNTPSQHSHSIQHSPERSGSGSVGNGSSRYSPSQNSPIHHIPSRRSPAKTITPQNAPRDEARGRSSFYPDGGDQETAKTGKFLKRFTDEESRVFLLDRGNTRDKEAPKEKGSEKGRAEGEWDDQEALDYFSDKESGKQKFNDSEGDDTEETEDYRQFRKSVLADQGKSFATTSHRNTEEEGPKYKSKVSLKGNRESDGFREEKNYKLKETGYVVERPSTTKDKHKEDDKNSERITVKKETQSPEQVKSEKLKDLFDYSPPLHKNLDAREKTTFREESPLRIKMIASDSHRPEVKLKMAPVPLDDSNRPASLTKDRLLASTLVHSVKKEQEFRSIFDHIKLPQASKSTSESFIQHIVSLVHHVKEQYFKSAAVTLNERFTSYQKATEEHSTRQKSPEIHRRIDISPSALRKHTRLAGEERVFKEENQKGDKKLRCDTADLRHDIDRRRKERSKERGDSKGSRESSGSRKQEKTPKDYKEYKSYKDDSKHKSREQDHSRSSSSSASPSSPSSREEKESKKEREEEFKTHHELKEYSGFAGVSRPRGTFHDDRDDGVDYWAKRGRGRGTFQRGRGRFNFKKSGSSPKWTHDKYQGDGIVEDEEETMENNEEKKDRRKEEKE
- the BCLAF1 gene encoding bcl-2-associated transcription factor 1 isoform X4; translation: MGRSNSRSHSSRSKSRSQSSSRSRSRSHSRKKRYRSRSRTYSRSRSRDRIYSRDYRRDYRNNRGMRRPYGYRGRGRGYYQGGGGRYHRGGYRPVWNRRHSRSPRRGRSRSRSPKRRSVSSQRSRSRSRRSYRSSRSPRSSSSRSSSPYSKSPVSKRRGSQEKQTKKSEGEPQEESPLKNKSQEEPKDTFEHDPSESIDEFNKSSATSGDIWPGLSAYDNSPRSPHSPSPIATPPSQSSSCSDAPMLSTVHSAKNTPSQHSHSIQHSPERSGSGSVGNGSSRYSPSQNSPIHHIPSRRSPAKTITPQNAPRDEARGRSSFYPDGGDQETAKTGKFLKRFTDEESRVFLLDRGNTRDKEAPKEKGSEKGRAEGEWDDQEALDYFSDKESGKQKFNDSEGDDTEETEDYRQFRKSVLADQGKSFATTSHRNTEEEGPKYKSKVSLKGNRESDGFREEKNYKLKETGYVVERPSTTKDKHKEDDKNSERITVKKETQSPEQVKSEKLKDLFDYSPPLHKNLDAREKTTFREESPLRIKMIASDSHRPEVKLKMAPVPLDDSNRPASLTKDRLLASTLVHSVKKEQEFRSIFDHIKLPQASKSTSESFIQHIVSLVHHVKEQYFKSAAVTLNERFTSYQKATEEHSTRQKSPEIHRRIDISPSALRKHTRLAGEERVFKEENQKGDKKLRCDTADLRHDIDRRRKERSKERGDSKGSRESSGSRKQEKTPKDYKEYKSYKDDSKHKSREQDHSRSSSSSASPSSPSSREEKESKKEREEEFKTHHELKEYSGFAGVSRPRGTFHDDRDDGVDYWAKRGRGRGTFQRGRGRFNFKKSGSSPKWTHDKYQGDGIVEDEEETMENNEEKKDRRKEEKE